The Arachis duranensis cultivar V14167 chromosome 2, aradu.V14167.gnm2.J7QH, whole genome shotgun sequence genome has a window encoding:
- the LOC110278247 gene encoding uncharacterized protein LOC110278247 produces MAGNFSCGDGDGGQNSPEAVRGPKQSILKTVQQSSGSTGTGRPTDSLLVGNFTFSQEAARRALTKWVIRDEHPMSFVEQVGFYEFIAETQPLFKFYTRNTLRNDIEKMYEAEKAKLLKLLGKNSSRIAITTDMWSADCQNKGYMAITAHFIGESLHLIVELDGIQLI; encoded by the exons ATGGCGGGGAATTTTTCCTGCGGGGACGGGGATGGGGGACAAAATTCCCCCGAAGCAG TTAGGGGACCAAAACAGTCAATATTAAAAACAGTGCAACAATCATCAGGTTCTACAGGAACGGGAAGGCCAACGGATTCACTTTTGGTTGGAAACTTCACATTTAGTCAAGAGGCAGCACGACGAGCACTCACAAAATGGGTTATTAGGGATGAACACCCTATGTCATTTGTTGAGCAAGTGGGTTTTTATGAGTTTATAGCCGAGACTCAACCTTTGTTCAAATTTTATACAAGAAATACATTGAGAAATGATATTGAGAAGATGTATGAAGCTGAAAAGGCAAAGCTTCTAAAATTGTTGGGAAAAAATTCAAGCCGCATTGCTATAACTACTGACATGTGGAGTGCTGATTGTCAAAACAAAGGCTATATGGCGATTACGGCTCACTTTATAGGAGAAAGCTTGCACTTGATTGTAGAACTAGATGGAATTCAACTTATCTAA